The following coding sequences lie in one Phaeodactylum tricornutum CCAP 1055/1 chromosome 12, whole genome shotgun sequence genomic window:
- a CDS encoding predicted protein — translation MMFQPTLLLTSALIFPGGIGAQNIAIIGGGISGSFASKYLVSYDVNCSIDSISIFEAMPATRSANVTIAPSDDWQGSRVSSVRLRDGSVVELGASIGYEGFHLILDMIRGDSSIKLGKPYNIGTSEVDKRIRDGLGIFNGHGEWNLLTSREFKIISKLKLLWRYNYDLVKLSKFCRQALKKFADVPSLLASLEPNTFFASPDALWDALGLKKAVHSSFDDLLDALALPSEVPWYKRYIPYQGSLRSELLTAINLVNYNQDNSQVNGIVGLGSFAATTGSLFSVEGGNHKIIQSATNQAISISLQQCDGKAQVQQVPKRVSTVVGGSATSFSLFSGQEKLGNFDIVVIAAPLQQAQIEFMVQSNFDKAVLQPMPLTELVDPDLRETKDGHAALPTRLPDSAFRPYTQVVTTVLANATISEEHFNLSQEQLPRSVYTTSKGKASLHNITAITQLSSKGLYKIFSNDRLDGKVLMNLFGPHHVVEYVKFWGGASGGATPDYRGRGSSVDFLLYDGAIGFDGNTVSGALYYPNAMEQSSLACMEISAIGAMAVAKLIARRLRLIMETQTKERNRDEL, via the coding sequence ATGATGTTCCAGCCAACCCTTTTGCTGACAAGCGCTCTGATTTTTCCGGGCGGTATTGGAGCTCAAAACATCGCTATCATTGGTGGAGGTATTTCCGGAAGCTTTGCGTCGAAGTATCTTGTTAGCTACGATGTCAATTGCTCCATCGATTCCATTTCTATATTTGAAGCCATGCCTGCAACGCGATCAGCAAATGTAACCATAGCTCCTAGCGATGATTGGCAAGGAAGCCGGGTCTCCAGTGTCAGACTACGTGACGGATCAGTTGTTGAACTCGGTGCATCAATTGGTTACGAAGGCTTTCACCTCATTCTTGATATGATTCGGGGAGACTCGAGCATCAAGTTGGGGAAGCCTTATAACATTGGTACTAGCGAAGTTGACAAGCGAATTCGCGACGGTCTCGGGATATTTAATGGACATGGCGAATGGAACCTTCTCACTTCGCGAGAATTCAAAATAATCTCCAAACTGAAACTCCTTTGGCGATATAACTACGATCTCGTAAAGCTCTCTAAATTTTGCCGTCAAGCGCTAAAAAAATTTGCCGACGTACCTTCTCTGTTGGCGAGTCTAGAACCAAATACCTTCTTTGCTTCACCAGACGCTCTATGGGATGCACTTGGACTGAAGAAAGCTGTCCACTCGTCTTTTGATGACTTGCTGGATGCACTCGCTCTTCCATCTGAAGTACCCTGGTATAAGCGATACATTCCGTACCAAGGGTCTTTGCGATCCGAGCTTTTGACGGCAATCAATTTGGTCAACTACAATCAAGACAATTCACAAGTGAACGGCATTGTTGGCTTGGGTAGCTTTGCTGCCACAACGGGGAGCCTCTTCTCCGTCGAAGGAGGTAACCATAAAATCATTCAATCTGCCACAAATCAAGCCATATCTATCAGCTTACAGCAGTGCGACGGCAAAGCCCAAGTTCAACAAGTTCCGAAGCGAGTGAGTACAGTTGTCGGGGGGTCTGCTACTAGTTTCTCGCTTTTCTCGGGACAGGAAAAATTGGGCAACTTTGATATTGTCGTTATAGCGGCACCTTTGCAGCAAGCACAAATAGAGTTTATGGTACAGAGTAACTTTGACAAAGCTGTGCTCCAGCCTATGCCTCTTACGGAACTTGTTGACCCTGACCTTCGTGAGACAAAAGACGGTCATGCTGCTCTCCCAACAAGGCTGCCAGATTCAGCGTTTCGCCCTTATACGCAAGTCGTCACAACCGTGCTTGCCAATGCCACAATTTCTGAGGAACATTTTAATTTGTCCCAGGAACAATTGCCTCGGTCAGTCTACACCACCTCCAAAGGAAAAGCATCTCTCCACAACATTACTGCCATAACTCAGCTTTCGTCCAAAGGACTGTACAAAATTTTTTCCAATGATAGGCTTGATGGAAAAGTTCTAATGAACCTGTTTGGGCCACATCACGTAGTTGAGTACGTGAAATTTTGGGGAGGAGCTTCAGGCGGAGCTACGCCGGACTACCGTGGTCGGGGTAGTAGTGTCGACTTCCTGTTGTACGACGGTGCCATCGGTTTTGATGGTAACACTGTGTCGGGTGCATTGTACTACCCAAACGCGATGGAGCAGAGTAGCCTGGCCTGCATGGAAATTTCTGCCATTGGGGCAATGGCAGTAGCGAAACTCATTGCTCGTCGTTTGCGGTTGATTATGGAAACACAAACCAAAGAACGCAATCGCGACGAACTCTAG
- a CDS encoding predicted protein, whose translation MTMIKLLLASLLAGLVTAYVTPSRTFGARPSTKLYENFGLGVGEDTYKNQVEQLGGEANYKQWVNKVQDNSFLNRKYNVVRRVRELDLLGKTADQGILSKLEAQGLSLEKIEQILPALEKAGALSLVGNNQQLLVNGLAPVVIEGAPILLPLVSAAIGAGPSAFFAAAATSGAIEFYLLANNVEIPLIGLPAGVLFGLLLVPLTLASAGAGIALASLKD comes from the exons ATGACGATGATAAAGCTTCTTCTCGCTTCCCTCCTTGCCGGTCTTGTAACTGCCTACGTTACGCCCTCGAGGACTTTCGGGGCTCGGCCGTCGACCAAGCTTTACGAAAATTTCGGATTGGGAGTTGGCGAGGATACGTACAAAAACCAGGTAGAGCAATTGGGAGGTGAGGCAAACTACAAGCAGTGGGTGAACAAAGTCCAGGACAACTCGTTTCTAAACCGAAAG TACAATGTTGTTCGACGTGTGCGCGAATTGGATTTACTCGGAAAGACTGCGGACCAGGGTATCCTCTCCAAGTTAGAAGCCCAGGGCCTTAGTTTAGAGAAGATTGAGCAAATCCTTCCCGCTCTTGAAAAGGCTGGAGCCCTAAGTTTGGTAGGAAACAATCAGCAGCTACTTGTCAACGGCCTAGCTCCCGTTGTTATCGAAGGAGCTCCGATTTTGCTACCGCTTGTCTCCGCTGCCATTGGTGCAGGTCCTTCTGCATTTTTTGCGGCTGCCGCCACTTCCGGTGCTATCGAGTTCTACCTGCTCGCGAATAATGTCGAGATTCCTTTGATTGGGCTTCCGGCAGGTGTTCTTTTTGGGCTTTTGCTCGTACCGTTGACCCTTGCTTCTGCCGGAGCCGGTATCGCTTTGGCCTCGCTCAAGGACTAA